From the genome of Mucispirillum schaedleri ASF457:
AGCTTCTTCAAATTTATCTTTTCCTATGTGGCAGTAGCCAGAAGGGTTTTTATCCAAATATTTTTGATGATACTCTTCTGCCTTATAGTAGTTAATAAGTGGCATAAGTTCTACTGCAAGTTTTTTGCCTTTATACTGTTCTGCAAGTTTTTGCAGTGATTTTTCTGCTATTGGTTTATCTGTTTCATCAATATAGTAAATACCTGTTCTATACTGTGTTCCTTTATCATTACCCTGCTTGTTAATAGAAACAGGGTCTATTACTTTATAATACATATCAAGTATAAATGGCAGGCTTACTATTTTTGGGTCATATACAATATGCACTGTTTCTGCATGGTTTGTGTTTCTGTAAACTACATCTTCATAAGATGGATTTTCTGTATACCCATTTGCATATCCTGCATCTGTGGATATTATACCATTAATAGATGCAAAATATTTTTCTACACCCCAGAAACATCCGCCTGCTAAATAAATTTCTTTATAACCATTTTTCATATCTGTTTTTAAACTTTCTATATTAGAAGGTATATTTTTTTTATCCACTGCCACAGCCATCCCATTTTTATATAATAAAATCACTACTGCTGCAAGAAAAGCTAAAAATATTACTGCATATTTTTTCATAAAATTTCCTTGTATTTATATTATAATCTTGTATACTGTAATAGAGTATTTGAAAACTTTTTAAAATAATATCTACATAATTTATACATAATAATAGTAATAGTTATTATTTTTATTTAGTTAGAATATGAGAAAATTTGTATATTTGTTATTAATATTTGTAACAGCATGCGGCGGAGATACTGGTTTAGATGACAGCTCATCTTCAAATGCCTCAGGGTTATATGCTGCACCAATCTTAGATGGTGATTATGTTGAAAAACCTGCAACAAGCATAGTTATTAATGTAGACGGGGGGGGGTATACACCAGATAATACATTAATAGAGCTTTCTCCAAATAAACCTGTATTTGTTGAAGCTGTATTACAGCCTGTTTCAGTGAAAAATGCTTCTTTTTTTGAAAGTATAAGTATGCAGAAAAAAAGTTTTATTGCAACATCATCATGCCATACAAGTCTGTATAATGGCAAGTGTCAAACTTCTTTTGTGTATAAGCCGCACTGCAGTGGAGTTGATGCTACATATATTAAGTTACAGGCAGATAAAAGTGCACCTGTAATATTAACAGTGACAGGTCATTCAGATGGTTTTAAAGATAACTGTTCTAAATATCAGCTTGATAATATAACATTAAGTGCAGAAAAATCAGGCCATCGTTTTACATATTCTGGTGAAATATTTTATTTTACAGTAAAAGCTGATAAAGATATACCAGACGGATTTTCATACAGCACAAATGGTGCATTAAATGGATTTTATTATTCGTATTCCTGCTTTTCAAATGACAATACCTGCTCTGGCTTTGCACAGTTTTTAGGAAAGGTTGGAAAGCATGAATGTAAAGGCGAAACAACTGTCTCTTTTAAAATATTTGCAGACCCATTTAACTCAAAAGGTCATACTCCAGCTGCTATCACTCTTTATGGTGCAGGAACTGGAAGAGATGAAAAATATCCCTGCCAAATGAAATAAAAAAGTATTAAGTAAAATATAATAAAAGCCGATAACAGATATAGTAGTATATTTATTATATCTGCATGGATGCAGTAAGCATATAAGCATGGAGGCTTTTATGGATTTATTTATACCTTATATAACAGTGCAGCCTGTCAGCCCTGTAAATGACAGTATTGAAACAAAACCAGATTATAATACAACAGCTGTTTCTCAAAACAGCGAATTTCAAAAAATATATTTTGAAGAGCTTGCAAGAAAATATTATGAAGAAGATGGCAATTTTAATGCAATATCAAATATAGCTCGTATTCACTACGAAGAATATTATGGCGGCGGCTCTACACCTTTGAAAAGATGGAAAATATATTTTTCTAAATATAATGTATTAGTAAATATTGAAGATAATAACGGTCAGCTTCATATTAAAGCTGCATAGATTATATTGAAAAATAATAAAAATATAAAATACTTCATAAAATTTTAATACACAGCATTTTATATTTTCATAAAAAAACATTAAGATTTGCTTATCTTAAAGCAATTATTCTTGCCATATCAGGTCTGCCAGGCTCTTTATTTGGCTCCATTT
Proteins encoded in this window:
- the msrB gene encoding peptide-methionine (R)-S-oxide reductase MsrB, translated to MKKYAVIFLAFLAAVVILLYKNGMAVAVDKKNIPSNIESLKTDMKNGYKEIYLAGGCFWGVEKYFASINGIISTDAGYANGYTENPSYEDVVYRNTNHAETVHIVYDPKIVSLPFILDMYYKVIDPVSINKQGNDKGTQYRTGIYYIDETDKPIAEKSLQKLAEQYKGKKLAVELMPLINYYKAEEYHQKYLDKNPSGYCHIGKDKFEEAAKAVDTSINAAESNKKEYAEPNMAELKNTLTDMQYNVTQHNATEPPFRNEYWNNKKKGIYVDITTGEPLFSSKDKYDSGSGWPSFTKPINGTDLQENRDTSHGMIRTEVRSKAGNAHLGHLFNDGPKDKGGMRYCINSASLKFIPKEEMEAQGYGHLIHLVD